The following proteins are encoded in a genomic region of Oryctolagus cuniculus chromosome 6, mOryCun1.1, whole genome shotgun sequence:
- the ZNF354B gene encoding zinc finger protein 354B isoform X4, with product MLENYSNLLSLGLPCTKPNVISLLEQGEDPIEEESPGGFSLGCKSRLKTVKSTQAQDSSSQEQMKKRLKGDEFRDLISGKHCIYDDRLKKPQDKNECLQIVSDSHVKNLSVDRSHKNIEPDQNLSLKSVFVKAQRIAREKISSKYVIQRNTFKQTSSLLTQPKVKTAEKRYKCNKCEKAFIHNSSLRKHLKNHTGEKLFKCKECLKAFSQSSALIQHQRTHTGEKPYICKECGKAFSHSASLSKHLRTHTVEKSYRCKECGKSFSRRSGLFIHQKIHARENPHKYNPGRKASNCNTALSGCQRNLRKKSYLCNECGNTFKSSSSLRYHQRIHTGEKPFKCSECGRAFSQSASLIQHERIHTGEKPYRCNECGKGFTSISRLNRHRIIHTGEKLYTCNECGKALSSHSTLIIHERIHTGEKPCKCKVCGKAFRQSSALIQHQRMHTGEKPYKCNECEKTFRCNSSLSNHQRIHTGEKPYRCEECGMSFGQSAALIQHQRIHTGEKPFKCNTCEKTFRQSSSLIAHQRIHTGEKPYECTACGKLFSQRSSLTNHYKIHIEEDPLKIDLDV from the coding sequence gatgtaAGAGCAGACTTAAAACTGTAAAGTCAACACAAGCTCAAGACTCATCAAGTCAGGAACAGATGAAGAAAAGACTCAAAGGGGATGAATTCAGGGACCTCATATCAGGAAAACACTGTATATATGATGACAGATTAAAGAAACCCCAAGACAAAAATGAATGTTTACAAATAGTTTCAGACTCCCATGTGAAAAACCTCAGTGTAGACAGAAGCCATAAAAACATTGAACCTGACCAAAACTTGAGCCTGAAGTCAGTCTTTGTAAAGGCACAGAGGATTGCTAGAGAAAAAATATCCTCAAAATACGTAATACAACGAAATACCTTCAAGCAAACTTCAAGTTTACTTACCCAACCAAAAGTCAAGACAGCAGAGAAACGCtataaatgtaataaatgtgaaaaagccTTCATTCACAATTCATCCCTTCGCAAACATCTGAAAAATCACACCGGAGAGAAACTATTTAAATGTAAAGAATGTTTGAAAGCCTTCAGCCAAAGTTCTGCTCTTATTCAACATCAAAGAACgcatactggagagaaaccttatatATGTAaagagtgtgggaaagccttcagccATAGTGCATCCCTTTCTAAGCACCTAAGAACCCATACTGTGGAGAAATCCTATAGATGTAAAGAATGTGGTAAATCCTTCAGCAGAAGGTCTGGCCTTTTtatacatcaaaaaattcatgctCGAGAAAATCCCCATAAGTATAATCCAGGTAGGAAGGCATCAAATTGTAACACAGCTCTTTCTGGATGTCAAAGAAACCTCAGAAAGAAGTCCTATTTGTGTAATGAGTGTGGCAACACTTTTAAGTCCAGTTCGTCCCTTCGttatcatcagagaattcacaccgGAGAGAAACCTTTTAAATGTAGTGAGTGTGGGCGAGCCTTCAGTCAGAGTGCATCTCTTATTCAGCATGAAAGAATCCACACTGGAGAAAAACCCTATaggtgtaatgaatgtggaaaaggcTTCACTTCTATTTCACGACTCAATAGACACCGAAtaattcatactggagagaaactgTATACTTGTAATGAATGTGGTAAAGCCTTAAGTTCCCACTCAACACTGATAATTCATGAGAGAATTCATACTGGAGAAAAACCTTGTAAATGCAAAGTGTGTGGTAAAGCCTTCAGACAGAGTTCAGCTCTCATTCAGCATCAGCGAATGCACACTGGAGAAAAACCCTACAAATGTAATGAGTGTGAGAAGACATTCAGATGTAACTCATCCCTTAGTAATCATCAGAGGATTCATACTGGAGAAAAACCGTATCGGTGTGAGGAATGTGGGATGTCTTTTGGGCAAAGTGCAGCTCTTATTCAACATCAGAGGATTCATACAGGAGAGAAACCCTTTAAATGTAACACATGTGAGAAAACTTTTAGACAGAGCTCATCCCTTATTGCACATCAAagaattcatactggagagaaaccctatgaatgtacTGCATGTGGGAAACTCTTTAGCCAGAGGTCATCCCTTACTAATCattataaaattcatattgaagAGGACCCTTTGAAAATAGATTTGGATGTGTGA